In Vicugna pacos chromosome 10, VicPac4, whole genome shotgun sequence, the following proteins share a genomic window:
- the TM7SF2 gene encoding delta(14)-sterol reductase TM7SF2 isoform X2, with the protein MAPLQGSRAPMEFGGPLGAAALMLLLPATMFHLLLVARSGSARLLGPPPYLPGLEALWSPWALLLCLTWLGLQAALYLLPARKVAEGQELKDKSRLRYPINGFQALVLTALLLGLGMSAGLPLGALSEMLLPLAFAATLIAFIFSLLLYLKSLVVPAFALAPGGNSGNPIYDFFLGRELNPRICSFDFKYFCELRPGLIGWVLINLALMMQEVELRGSPSLAMWLVNGFQLLYVGDALWHEEAVLTTMDIIHDGFGFMLAFGDLAWVPFTYSLQAQFLLYHPQPLGLPMASVICLINAVGYYIFRGANSQKNTFRKNPSDPRVAGVSHLLPYFYLLYFTALLVHREARDEQQCLQKYGLAWHEYCRRVPYRIMPYIY; encoded by the exons ATGGCACCTCTTCAGGGCTCCCGGGCCCCGATGGAATTCGGAGGACCCCTGG GCGCTGCGGCTCTGAtgctgctgctccctgccaccatGTTCCACCTGCTACTGGTAGCCCGCTCGGGCTCGGCGCGCCTCCTGGGCCCACCCCCCTACCTGCCGGGACTCGAGGCGCTGTGGAGCCCGTGGGCGCTGTTGCTGTGTCTTACCTGGCTCGGCCTGCAGGCGGCGCTCTACCTTTTGCCGGCGCGCAAG GTGGCCGAGGGGCAAGAATTGAAGGACAAGAGTCGACTGCGCTACCCCATTAACG GTTTCCAGGCCTTGGTGCTGACAGCCTTGTTGCTCGGCCTGGGGATGTCAGCTGGGCTGCCCCTGGGAGCGCTCTCAGAAATGCTCCTGCCCTTGGCATTTGCGGCCACCCTCATCGCCTTCATCTTCAGCCTCCTTCTCTATCTGAAGTCTCTGGTAGTCCCTGCTTTTGCCCTGGCACCAGGGGGAAACTCAG GAAATCCCATCTACGACTTTTTCCTGGGACGGGAGCTCAACCCACgcatctgttcctttgacttcaaATACTTCTGCGAACTGCGGCCCGGCCTCATCGGCTGG GTCCTCATCAACTTGGCCTTGATGATGCAGGAAGTGGAACTTCGGGGGAGTCCTTCGCTGGCCATGTGGCTGGTCAATGGCTTCCAGCTACTATATGTGGGTGATGCCCTTTGGCATGAG GAGGCTGTCCTCACCACCATGGACATCATACACGACGGGTTTGGCTTCATGCTGGCCTTTGGGGACCTGGCCTGGGTACCCTTCACCTACAGCCTGCAGGCCCAGTTCCTGCTGTACCACCCACAGCCGCTCGGGTTGCCCATGGCCTCAGTCATCTGCCTCATCAATG CTGTTGGTTACTACATATTCCGTGGAGCCAATTCCCAGAAAAACACCTTCCGAAAGAATCCTTCTGATCCCAGAGTGGCTG GGGTGTCCCACTTGTTGCCCTACTTCTACCTCCTCTACTTCACTGCGCTGCTGGTGCACCGTGAGGCCCGAGATGAACAGCAGTGTCTGCAGAAGTACGGCCTGGCCTGGCACGAATATTGCCGGCGTGTGCCTTACCGAATTATGCCCTACATCTACTGA
- the VPS51 gene encoding vacuolar protein sorting-associated protein 51 homolog isoform X1, which produces MAAAAAGPGPGSGPGDSPEGPEAEAPERRRKAHGMLKLYYGLSEGEAAGHPAGPDPLDPTDLNGAHFDPEVYLDKLRRECPLAQLMDSETDMVRQIRALDSDMQTLVYENYNKFISATDTIRKMKNDFRKMEDEMDRLATNMAVITEFSARISATLQDRHERITKLAGVHALLRKLQFLFELPSRLTKCVELGAYGQAVRYQGRARAVLQQYQHLPSFRAIQDDCQVITARLAQQLRQRFREGGSGAPEQAECVELLLALGEPAEELCEEFLAHARGRLEEELRSLEAELGPSPPAPDVLEFTDHGGSGFVSGLCQVAAAYQELFAAQGPAGAEKLAAFARELGSRYFALVERRLAQEQGGGDNSLLVRALDRFHRRLRAPGALLAAAGLAEAATEIVERVARERLGHHLQGLQAAFLGCLTDVRQALAAPRMAGKEGPGLAELLANVASSILSHIKASLASVHLFTAKEVSFSNKPYFRGEFCSQGVREGLIVGFIRSMCQTAQSFCDSPGEKGGATPPALLLLLSRLCLDYETATISYILTLTDEQFLVQDQSPVTPVSTLCAEARETARRLLTHYVKVQGLVISQMLRKSVETRDWLSTLEPRNVRAVMKRVVEDTTAIDVQVGLLYEEGVRKAQSSDSSKRTFSVYSSSRQQGRYAPSYTPSAPMDTNLLSNIQKLFSERIDVFSPVEFNKVSVLTGIIKISLKTLLECVRLRTFGRFGLQQVQVDCHFLQLYLWRFVADEELVHLLLDEVVASAALRCPDPVPMEPSVVEVICERG; this is translated from the exons ATGGCGGCCGCAGCCGCTGGGCCTGGCCCGGGGTCTGGACCTGGGGACTCCCCGGAGGGGCCCGAAGCGGAGGCTCCGGAGCGTCGGCGGAAGGCGCACGGGATGCTGAAGCTTTACTACGGCCTCTCAGAGGGGGAGGCTGCGGGGCACCCCGCGGGGCCGGACCCCCTGGACCCGACGGATCTCAACGGGGCGCACTTCGACCCGGAAGTGTATCTGGACAAG CTGCGTAGAGAGTGCCCACTGGCTCAGCTGATGGACAGTGAGACGGACATGGTGCGGCAGATCCGGGCTCTGGACAGCGACATGCAGACCCTGGTCTATGAGAACTACAACAAGTTCATCTCAGCCACAG ACACCATTCGGAAGATGAAGAACGATTTCCGGAAGATGGAGGACGAGATGGACCGGCTGGCCACCAACATGGCAGTGATCACAGAATTCAGCGCGCGCATCAGTGCCACGCTTCAGGACCGTCACGAGCGCATCACCAAGCTGGCAG GGGTCCACGCGCTGTTACGGAAGCTGCAGTTCCTCTTCGAGCTGCCCTCACGCCTCACCAAGTGCGTGGAGCTGGGCGCCTACGGGCAGGCGGTGCGCTACCAGGGCCGCGCGCGGGCCGTGCTGCAGCAGTACCAGCACCTGCCGTCTTTCCGCGCCATCCAGGACGACTGCCAGGTCATCACGGCTCGCCTAGCTCAGCAACTACGGCAGCGCTTCAG GGAGGGCGGCTCGGGGGCCCCAGAGCAAGCAGAGTGCGTGGAGCTGCTGCTGGCCCTGGGAGAGCCTGCGGAGGAGCTGTGCGAGGAGTTCCTGGCGCACGCGCGAGGGCGGCTGGAGGAGGAGCTGAGAAGCCTGGAGGCGGAGCTGGGACCCTCCCCTCCGGCCCCGGACGTATTAGAGTTCACTGACCATGGCGGCAGCGGCTTCGTCAGTGGCCTCTGTCAGGTGGCGGCAGCCTACCAGGAGCTGTTTGCGGCCCAGGGCCCAGCAGGTGCCGAGAAACTGGCAGCCTTTGCCCGGGAGCTGGGTAGCCGCTACTTTGCGCTGGTGGAGCGGCGGCTGGCGCAGGAGCAAGGTGGCGGTGACAACTCCCTGCTGGTGCGGGCGCTGGACCGCTTCCACCGGCGCCTGCGGGCACCTGGGGCCCTGCTGGCCGCTGCCGGGCTGGCGGAGGCCGCCACAGAGATCGTGGAGCGAGTGGCCCGCGaacgcctgggccaccacctgcAGGGCCTGCAGGCAGCCTTCCTGGGCTGCCTGACTGATGTGCGGCAGGCGCTGGCCGCGCCTCGAATGGCTGGGAAGGAAGGCCCCGGCCTGGCTGAGTTGCTGGCCAACGTGGCCAGCTCCATCCTGAGCCACATTAAGGCCTCGCTGGCCTCTGTGCACCTCTTCACTGCCAAGGAGGTGTCTTTCTCCAACAAGCCCTACTTCCGG GGTGAGTTCTGCAGCCAGGGTGTCCGGGAGGGCCTCATCGTGGGCTTCATCCGCTCCATGTGCCAGACAGCTCAGAGCTTCTGTGACAGCCCTGGGGAGAAGGGGGGTGCCACGCCACCTGCCCTGCTCCTGCTGCTCTCCCGCCTCTGCCTGGACTACGAGACAGCCACCATCTCCTACATCCTCACCCTCACCGATGAACAGTTTCTGGTGCAG GACCAGTCTCCAGTGACGCCTGTGAGCACACTGTGTGCGGAGGCCAGGGAGACGGCGCGGCGGCTGCTGACCCACTACGTAAAGGTGCAGGGCCTGGTTATATCACAGATGCTGCGCAAGAGTGTGGAGACGCGGGACTGGCTCAGTACCCTGGAGCCTCGGAACGTGCGTGCTGTCATGAAGCGGGTGGTGGAGGACACGACAGCTATTGACGTGCAG GTAGGGCTCCTATATGAGGAGGGTGTTCGGAAGGCTCAGAGCAGCGACTCTAGCAAGAGGACCTTCTCCGTTTACAGCAGCTCTCGGCAGCAGGGCCGCTATGCCCCCAGCTATACACCCAG TGCCCCAATGGACACCAACCTCTTGAGCAACATCCAGAAGCTGTTCTCTGAACGTATTGATGTGTTCAGCCCTGTGGAATTCAATAAG GTGTCAGTACTGACAGGCATCATCAAAATCAGCCTGAAGACGCTGCTGGAGTGTGTGCGGCTGCGCACCTTTGGGCGCTTCGGCCTGCAGCAGGTACAGGTGGACTGTCACTTCCTACAGCTCTACCTGTGGCGCTTCGTGGCTGATGAAGAGCTTGTGCACCTGCTGTTGGATGAAGTGGTGGCCTCAGCTGCCCTTCGCTGCCCGGACCCAGTGCCCATGGAACCCAGTGTCGTCGAGGTCATCTGTGAGCGAGGCTAG
- the ZFPL1 gene encoding zinc finger protein-like 1 isoform X2 gives MGLCKCPKRKVTNLFCFEHRVNVCEHCLVANHAKCIVQSYLQWLQDSDYNPNCRLCNIPLATRETTRLVCYDLFHWACLNERASQLPRNTAPAGYQCPSCSGPIFPPANLAGPVASALREKLATVNWARAGLGLPMIDEVVSPEPEPLNTSDFSDWSSFNASAPRKVYDTRDDDRASGLHGDCDDDKYRRRPALGWLAQLLRSRAGSRKRPLTLLQRAGLLLLLGLLGFLALLALMSRLGRAAADSDPNLDPLMNPHIRVGPS, from the exons ATGGGGCTTTGCAAGTGCCCCAAGAGGAAGGTGACCAACCTATTCTGCTTCGAACACCGGGTCAACGTCTGCGAGCACTGCCTAGTAGCCAATCACGCCAAG TGCATCGTCCAGTCCTATCTGCAGTGGCTCCAAGATAGCGACTACAACCCCAATTGCCGCCTATGCAACATACCCCTGGCCACGCGGGAGACCACCCGCCTCGTCTGTTATG ATCTCTTCCACTGGGCCTGCCTCAATGAACGTGCCTCCCAGCTACCCCGAAACACAGCACCTGCTGGCTACCAGTGCCCCAGCTGCAGTGGTCCCATCTTCCCTCCAGCCAACCTGGCTGGCCCTGTGGCCTCTGCACTGAGAGAGAAGCTGGCCACGGTCAACTGGGCCCGGGCAGGACTGGGCCTTCCTATG ATTGATGAGGTGGTGAGCCCAGAGCCCGAGCCCCTAAACACTTCCGACTTCTCCGACTGGTCCAGCTTTAATG CCTCAGCCCCAAGGAAGGTGTATGACACGCGGGATGATGACCGGGCATCGGGCCTCCATGGGGACTGTGATGATGACAAGTACCGTCGCCGGCCTGCCCTGGGCTGGCTGGCCCAGCTGCTCAG GAGCCGGGCTGGGTCTCGTAAGCGGCCGCTGACCCTGCTCCAGCGggcggggctgctgctgctgctggggctgctgggcTTCCTGGCCCTCCTTGCCCTCATGTCTCGCCTGGGCCGGGCCGCAGCTGACAGTGATCCCAACCTGGACCCGCTCATGAACCCTCACATCCGTGTGGGTCCCTCCTGA
- the ZFPL1 gene encoding zinc finger protein-like 1 isoform X1, producing MGLCKCPKRKVTNLFCFEHRVNVCEHCLVANHAKCIVQSYLQWLQDSDYNPNCRLCNIPLATRETTRLVCYDLFHWACLNERASQLPRNTAPAGYQCPSCSGPIFPPANLAGPVASALREKLATVNWARAGLGLPMIDEVVSPEPEPLNTSDFSDWSSFNASGSPEQEAVASTSADPTFYSQVPRPPTSPSRPEQHTVIHMGSPEPLTHASAPRKVYDTRDDDRASGLHGDCDDDKYRRRPALGWLAQLLRSRAGSRKRPLTLLQRAGLLLLLGLLGFLALLALMSRLGRAAADSDPNLDPLMNPHIRVGPS from the exons ATGGGGCTTTGCAAGTGCCCCAAGAGGAAGGTGACCAACCTATTCTGCTTCGAACACCGGGTCAACGTCTGCGAGCACTGCCTAGTAGCCAATCACGCCAAG TGCATCGTCCAGTCCTATCTGCAGTGGCTCCAAGATAGCGACTACAACCCCAATTGCCGCCTATGCAACATACCCCTGGCCACGCGGGAGACCACCCGCCTCGTCTGTTATG ATCTCTTCCACTGGGCCTGCCTCAATGAACGTGCCTCCCAGCTACCCCGAAACACAGCACCTGCTGGCTACCAGTGCCCCAGCTGCAGTGGTCCCATCTTCCCTCCAGCCAACCTGGCTGGCCCTGTGGCCTCTGCACTGAGAGAGAAGCTGGCCACGGTCAACTGGGCCCGGGCAGGACTGGGCCTTCCTATG ATTGATGAGGTGGTGAGCCCAGAGCCCGAGCCCCTAAACACTTCCGACTTCTCCGACTGGTCCAGCTTTAATG CCAGTGGGAGCCCCGAACAGGAGGCAGTAGCCAGCACTTCTGCTGACCCGACCTTCTACAGCCAAGTTCCCCGGCCTCCTACTTCCCCGAGCCGGCCTGAGCAGCACACGGTGATCCACATGGGCAGTCCTGAGCCTTTGACTCACG CCTCAGCCCCAAGGAAGGTGTATGACACGCGGGATGATGACCGGGCATCGGGCCTCCATGGGGACTGTGATGATGACAAGTACCGTCGCCGGCCTGCCCTGGGCTGGCTGGCCCAGCTGCTCAG GAGCCGGGCTGGGTCTCGTAAGCGGCCGCTGACCCTGCTCCAGCGggcggggctgctgctgctgctggggctgctgggcTTCCTGGCCCTCCTTGCCCTCATGTCTCGCCTGGGCCGGGCCGCAGCTGACAGTGATCCCAACCTGGACCCGCTCATGAACCCTCACATCCGTGTGGGTCCCTCCTGA
- the TMEM262 gene encoding cation channel sperm-associated auxiliary subunit TMEM262 isoform X2 yields the protein MRWRDRLAVFFFPQGMILTMAALMLFFIHLSIFASDVHNFYVTHNYDRMSFRYTVVLMFSKVISICWAAMGSLYAEMTDDNTQRSHVLQPPVSGISGHPVPGGEPLRPGNQAEKGKEKAASGVLIKSVIYFHLTVPLLGGGSGGEGWRTRGSRSRQTLELQGPQAKPAATLVDLALGLGS from the exons ATGCGGTGGAGGGACCGCCTGGCCGTGTTCTTCTTCCCCCAGGGCATGATTCTCACCATGGCTGCATTGATGCTCTTCTTCATACACCTGAGCATCTTTGCCAGCGATGTGCACAACTTCTACGTCACTCACAACTATGACCGCATGAGCTTCCGCTACACAGTTGTCCTGATG TTCTCCAAGGTGATCAGCATCTGCTGGGCCGCCATGGGGTCACTCTATGCAGAGATGACAGATGACAA TACTCAACGGAGCCATGTTCTTCAACCGCCTGTCTCTGGAATTTCTGGCCATCCAGTACCGGGAGGAGAACCACTGAGGCCTGGGAACCAGGctgagaaggggaaggaaaaggcTGCTTCAGGTGTTTTAATAAAGTCTGTCATTTATTTCCACCTGACAGTTCCTTTGTTGGGTGGGGGGTCGGGGGGGGAAGGCTGGAGAACCAGGGGAAGCAGATCAAGACAAACGCTTGAACTGCAGGGACCCCAGGCCAAGCCTGCAGCCACCCTGGTGGACTTGGCTTTGGGCCTGGGATCTTAG
- the TM7SF2 gene encoding delta(14)-sterol reductase TM7SF2 isoform X1, with amino-acid sequence MAPLQGSRAPMEFGGPLGAAALMLLLPATMFHLLLVARSGSARLLGPPPYLPGLEALWSPWALLLCLTWLGLQAALYLLPARKVAEGQELKDKSRLRYPINGFQALVLTALLLGLGMSAGLPLGALSEMLLPLAFAATLIAFIFSLLLYLKSLVVPAFALAPGGNSGNPIYDFFLGRELNPRICSFDFKYFCELRPGLIGWVLINLALMMQEVELRGSPSLAMWLVNGFQLLYVGDALWHEEAVLTTMDIIHDGFGFMLAFGDLAWVPFTYSLQAQFLLYHPQPLGLPMASVICLINAVGYYIFRGANSQKNTFRKNPSDPRVADLETISTATGRQLLVSGWWGMVRHPNYLGDLIMALAWSLPCGVSHLLPYFYLLYFTALLVHREARDEQQCLQKYGLAWHEYCRRVPYRIMPYIY; translated from the exons ATGGCACCTCTTCAGGGCTCCCGGGCCCCGATGGAATTCGGAGGACCCCTGG GCGCTGCGGCTCTGAtgctgctgctccctgccaccatGTTCCACCTGCTACTGGTAGCCCGCTCGGGCTCGGCGCGCCTCCTGGGCCCACCCCCCTACCTGCCGGGACTCGAGGCGCTGTGGAGCCCGTGGGCGCTGTTGCTGTGTCTTACCTGGCTCGGCCTGCAGGCGGCGCTCTACCTTTTGCCGGCGCGCAAG GTGGCCGAGGGGCAAGAATTGAAGGACAAGAGTCGACTGCGCTACCCCATTAACG GTTTCCAGGCCTTGGTGCTGACAGCCTTGTTGCTCGGCCTGGGGATGTCAGCTGGGCTGCCCCTGGGAGCGCTCTCAGAAATGCTCCTGCCCTTGGCATTTGCGGCCACCCTCATCGCCTTCATCTTCAGCCTCCTTCTCTATCTGAAGTCTCTGGTAGTCCCTGCTTTTGCCCTGGCACCAGGGGGAAACTCAG GAAATCCCATCTACGACTTTTTCCTGGGACGGGAGCTCAACCCACgcatctgttcctttgacttcaaATACTTCTGCGAACTGCGGCCCGGCCTCATCGGCTGG GTCCTCATCAACTTGGCCTTGATGATGCAGGAAGTGGAACTTCGGGGGAGTCCTTCGCTGGCCATGTGGCTGGTCAATGGCTTCCAGCTACTATATGTGGGTGATGCCCTTTGGCATGAG GAGGCTGTCCTCACCACCATGGACATCATACACGACGGGTTTGGCTTCATGCTGGCCTTTGGGGACCTGGCCTGGGTACCCTTCACCTACAGCCTGCAGGCCCAGTTCCTGCTGTACCACCCACAGCCGCTCGGGTTGCCCATGGCCTCAGTCATCTGCCTCATCAATG CTGTTGGTTACTACATATTCCGTGGAGCCAATTCCCAGAAAAACACCTTCCGAAAGAATCCTTCTGATCCCAGAGTGGCTG ACCTTGAGACCATCTCTACAGCCACAGGGCGACAGCTGCTGGTGTCCGGGTGGTGGGGTATGGTCCGTCATCCCAACTACCTTGGAGACCTCATCATGGCTCTGGCCTGGTCCTTGCCCTGCG GGGTGTCCCACTTGTTGCCCTACTTCTACCTCCTCTACTTCACTGCGCTGCTGGTGCACCGTGAGGCCCGAGATGAACAGCAGTGTCTGCAGAAGTACGGCCTGGCCTGGCACGAATATTGCCGGCGTGTGCCTTACCGAATTATGCCCTACATCTACTGA
- the VPS51 gene encoding vacuolar protein sorting-associated protein 51 homolog isoform X2: MKNDFRKMEDEMDRLATNMAVITEFSARISATLQDRHERITKLAGVHALLRKLQFLFELPSRLTKCVELGAYGQAVRYQGRARAVLQQYQHLPSFRAIQDDCQVITARLAQQLRQRFREGGSGAPEQAECVELLLALGEPAEELCEEFLAHARGRLEEELRSLEAELGPSPPAPDVLEFTDHGGSGFVSGLCQVAAAYQELFAAQGPAGAEKLAAFARELGSRYFALVERRLAQEQGGGDNSLLVRALDRFHRRLRAPGALLAAAGLAEAATEIVERVARERLGHHLQGLQAAFLGCLTDVRQALAAPRMAGKEGPGLAELLANVASSILSHIKASLASVHLFTAKEVSFSNKPYFRGEFCSQGVREGLIVGFIRSMCQTAQSFCDSPGEKGGATPPALLLLLSRLCLDYETATISYILTLTDEQFLVQDQSPVTPVSTLCAEARETARRLLTHYVKVQGLVISQMLRKSVETRDWLSTLEPRNVRAVMKRVVEDTTAIDVQVGLLYEEGVRKAQSSDSSKRTFSVYSSSRQQGRYAPSYTPSAPMDTNLLSNIQKLFSERIDVFSPVEFNKVSVLTGIIKISLKTLLECVRLRTFGRFGLQQVQVDCHFLQLYLWRFVADEELVHLLLDEVVASAALRCPDPVPMEPSVVEVICERG, encoded by the exons ATGAAGAACGATTTCCGGAAGATGGAGGACGAGATGGACCGGCTGGCCACCAACATGGCAGTGATCACAGAATTCAGCGCGCGCATCAGTGCCACGCTTCAGGACCGTCACGAGCGCATCACCAAGCTGGCAG GGGTCCACGCGCTGTTACGGAAGCTGCAGTTCCTCTTCGAGCTGCCCTCACGCCTCACCAAGTGCGTGGAGCTGGGCGCCTACGGGCAGGCGGTGCGCTACCAGGGCCGCGCGCGGGCCGTGCTGCAGCAGTACCAGCACCTGCCGTCTTTCCGCGCCATCCAGGACGACTGCCAGGTCATCACGGCTCGCCTAGCTCAGCAACTACGGCAGCGCTTCAG GGAGGGCGGCTCGGGGGCCCCAGAGCAAGCAGAGTGCGTGGAGCTGCTGCTGGCCCTGGGAGAGCCTGCGGAGGAGCTGTGCGAGGAGTTCCTGGCGCACGCGCGAGGGCGGCTGGAGGAGGAGCTGAGAAGCCTGGAGGCGGAGCTGGGACCCTCCCCTCCGGCCCCGGACGTATTAGAGTTCACTGACCATGGCGGCAGCGGCTTCGTCAGTGGCCTCTGTCAGGTGGCGGCAGCCTACCAGGAGCTGTTTGCGGCCCAGGGCCCAGCAGGTGCCGAGAAACTGGCAGCCTTTGCCCGGGAGCTGGGTAGCCGCTACTTTGCGCTGGTGGAGCGGCGGCTGGCGCAGGAGCAAGGTGGCGGTGACAACTCCCTGCTGGTGCGGGCGCTGGACCGCTTCCACCGGCGCCTGCGGGCACCTGGGGCCCTGCTGGCCGCTGCCGGGCTGGCGGAGGCCGCCACAGAGATCGTGGAGCGAGTGGCCCGCGaacgcctgggccaccacctgcAGGGCCTGCAGGCAGCCTTCCTGGGCTGCCTGACTGATGTGCGGCAGGCGCTGGCCGCGCCTCGAATGGCTGGGAAGGAAGGCCCCGGCCTGGCTGAGTTGCTGGCCAACGTGGCCAGCTCCATCCTGAGCCACATTAAGGCCTCGCTGGCCTCTGTGCACCTCTTCACTGCCAAGGAGGTGTCTTTCTCCAACAAGCCCTACTTCCGG GGTGAGTTCTGCAGCCAGGGTGTCCGGGAGGGCCTCATCGTGGGCTTCATCCGCTCCATGTGCCAGACAGCTCAGAGCTTCTGTGACAGCCCTGGGGAGAAGGGGGGTGCCACGCCACCTGCCCTGCTCCTGCTGCTCTCCCGCCTCTGCCTGGACTACGAGACAGCCACCATCTCCTACATCCTCACCCTCACCGATGAACAGTTTCTGGTGCAG GACCAGTCTCCAGTGACGCCTGTGAGCACACTGTGTGCGGAGGCCAGGGAGACGGCGCGGCGGCTGCTGACCCACTACGTAAAGGTGCAGGGCCTGGTTATATCACAGATGCTGCGCAAGAGTGTGGAGACGCGGGACTGGCTCAGTACCCTGGAGCCTCGGAACGTGCGTGCTGTCATGAAGCGGGTGGTGGAGGACACGACAGCTATTGACGTGCAG GTAGGGCTCCTATATGAGGAGGGTGTTCGGAAGGCTCAGAGCAGCGACTCTAGCAAGAGGACCTTCTCCGTTTACAGCAGCTCTCGGCAGCAGGGCCGCTATGCCCCCAGCTATACACCCAG TGCCCCAATGGACACCAACCTCTTGAGCAACATCCAGAAGCTGTTCTCTGAACGTATTGATGTGTTCAGCCCTGTGGAATTCAATAAG GTGTCAGTACTGACAGGCATCATCAAAATCAGCCTGAAGACGCTGCTGGAGTGTGTGCGGCTGCGCACCTTTGGGCGCTTCGGCCTGCAGCAGGTACAGGTGGACTGTCACTTCCTACAGCTCTACCTGTGGCGCTTCGTGGCTGATGAAGAGCTTGTGCACCTGCTGTTGGATGAAGTGGTGGCCTCAGCTGCCCTTCGCTGCCCGGACCCAGTGCCCATGGAACCCAGTGTCGTCGAGGTCATCTGTGAGCGAGGCTAG
- the TMEM262 gene encoding cation channel sperm-associated auxiliary subunit TMEM262 isoform X1 — protein MRWRDRLAVFFFPQGMILTMAALMLFFIHLSIFASDVHNFYVTHNYDRMSFRYTVVLMFSKVISICWAAMGSLYAEMTDDKFLRCFSLTILILNGAMFFNRLSLEFLAIQYREENH, from the exons ATGCGGTGGAGGGACCGCCTGGCCGTGTTCTTCTTCCCCCAGGGCATGATTCTCACCATGGCTGCATTGATGCTCTTCTTCATACACCTGAGCATCTTTGCCAGCGATGTGCACAACTTCTACGTCACTCACAACTATGACCGCATGAGCTTCCGCTACACAGTTGTCCTGATG TTCTCCAAGGTGATCAGCATCTGCTGGGCCGCCATGGGGTCACTCTATGCAGAGATGACAGATGACAAGTTTCTTCGATGCTTTTCCCTGACCATCCTGA TACTCAACGGAGCCATGTTCTTCAACCGCCTGTCTCTGGAATTTCTGGCCATCCAGTACCGGGAGGAGAACCACTGA
- the ZNHIT2 gene encoding zinc finger HIT domain-containing protein 2, whose translation MEPAGPCGFCPVGETQPARYTCPRCNVPYCSLRCYRAHGTCAEDFYRDQVLGELRGRSASPSRLASALRRLRQQRETEDDPEDAGLRPSPVPGALSGLWERLAPADKAAFERLLSRGEAGRLLPPWRPWWWRCGAQPRLLEELGDTPGPDAEELEPDSARTPPDPVKDEPGAAKLVLGDVFGPIAPAVPTRIPTLASLSGGRASPLVRFQLPNVLFAYAHTLALYHGGDEALLSDFCATLLGVSGALGAQQVFTSVEEALQAAVHVLEAGEHPPGPLGTRGAMCEAARILLGEGPANQKGYTLAALGDLARTLGRARKQAVATEERERLYRARKKCQFLLAWTNENEVALTPLALDCARAHRAHTVAAEEVAALTGELEQLWGGPLPPARRTLIEELPG comes from the coding sequence ATGGAGCCTGCCGGGCCGTGTGGTTTCTGCCCGGTGGGGGAGACCCAGCCAGCACGCTACACCTGCCCTCGCTGTAATGTGCCCTACTGCTCGCTGCGCTGCTACCGGGCTCATGGCACCTGCGCCGAAGACTTCTACCGTGACCAGGTACTGGGAGAGCTGCGTGGCCGCAGCGCCTCGCCCAGCCGCCTGGCCAGCGCCCTACGCCGGCTGCGTCAACAACGCGAGACCGAGGACGACCCCGAAGACGCGGGCCTCAGGCCTAGCCCGGTGCCCGGCGCCCTCTCAGGACTCTGGGAGCGGCTCGCGCCGGCCGACAAGGCGGCCTTCGAGCGGCTGCTGAGCCGAGGGGAGGCCGGACGGCTGCTGCCTCCGTGGCGGCCATGGTGGTGGCGTTGCGGGGCCCAGCCGCGGCTTCTGGAGGAGCTGGGTGATACCCCGGGCCCTGACGCTGAGGAGCTGGAGCCCGACTCCGCGAGGACGCCGCCAGACCCCGTAAAGGATGAGCCCGGGGCGGCCAAGCTGGTTCTCGGAGACGTCTTTGGGCCCATCGCCCCCGCCGTGCCCACCCGGATCCCCACGCTGGCCAGCCTGAGCGGTGGCCGGGCATCGCCGCTCGTGCGCTTCCAGCTACCCAACGTGCTGTTCGCCTATGCACACACTCTTGCCCTGTATCATGGCGGCGACGAGGCGCTGCTCTCCGACTTCTGTGCCACGCTGCTTGGCGTTTCTGGAGCCCTAGGCGCTCAGCAAGTCTTCACCTCTGTTGAGGAAGCCCTGCAGGCCGCAGTCCACGTTCTAGAAGCAGGCGAGCATCCACCTGGGCCCTTGGGCACACGGGGTGCCATGTGCGAGGCCGCCCGCATCCTACTGGGTGAGGGCCCGGCCAACCAGAAAGGCTACACGCTAGCAGCACTGGGGGACCTGGCGCGGACCCTGGGCCGGGCCCGAAAACAAGCCGTGGCCACCGAAGAGCGAGAACGCCTCTACCGGGCCCGAAAGAAGTGCCAGTTCCTGCTGGCTTGGACCAACGAAAATGAGGTAGCCCTCACACCCCTGGCTCTAGACTGCGCCAGGGCCCACCGAGCACATACTGTGGCAGCCGAGGAAGTGGCAGCCCTCACTGGGGAGCTGGAGCAGCTTTGGGGAGGCCCCCTGCCACCTGCCCGGAGGACTCTCATTGAGGAACTCCCCGGCTGA